The genomic stretch TTGCCGCGCAGGTCGCCAACCTTGAGCCGCAGAAGGTCTCCGCATCGGATGCCGTTGTTGGTCGCGATCACGAAGAGCAACAGGTCACGCGGCTTGCCGTGGAGCATGTCCTTGATGGCAGAGATCGCTTCCAGGGAGCGGATGGGCTCGACGGTGATGGAACTTCCCTTGGGGGGATGATTGTCGTTTCTAGGGCTCATTTCGTAATGTTAAGTATGTGCTTGAATTTTAGTGCATTTTTAACATTCTCATGATGGGCGATTTTGAGGAGTCGATAAGTCTTCAAAATCACAGTCGCTTTTCGGAGAATGTTAACTTTTGCCAAAAACTTAACATTGTCGAGCTGTTATCGTGAACGTGAGATCGAGAAGAAAGATGCGGAAATTCGAAACTTTTTTGGGGAAAAGTGCGGAAAAGCACCCCTGCGGACACAGTGTTCCGATAAATAGTAGCAAGCAGAAGGTGAAGCGGCGGGAGCGATTCAGCCTGGGTGAATTTTTTTCAAGAAATGCAGCAATGAGCATCGCTCATCGGTTGGGTGGGCGTTGCCCACCTCTTCCGGTGAGTGTGGTCATGCGCGTAGCGCACAATGCTTCGTTCAATGAATTCCAATTTGTAATTTGTTAAGTTTGCTGAACGGAAATTCGATCAAGCAAGCCCATGCTCATCAAGTGTGACCCAAGCTGTGTTCCACTCATGGATTTTGCCGTCCATAACGCAAGAAGGGCGTTCGCAGGTCATGCCCACAAACGCCCTTTCTCGATTGTTGTTATCAGAAGCTGGCTACCTGAATTTGTCCACGCTTTCCCTCAGCAATGCTTCGTCTTTGATGCACTCCCTCCAATACTGCGAGCCCATCATCATGTCCTTTCTGAGCTGGCCGACGTTGATCGTTCTCCTTAAGAACGCCACGATCTCTTTCCACGATTTCGCTGAAACCTTGTCGGGCTGTCCGTTGAGAACCTTCGTGAAGTGGGATCGGCTGTAGCCAGACTGCTGCTGGTAGTATGGTGCGCCCATTCGGGCCGACTTGTAGAAGGCGAAGTATGCTCGGGCCTGGGCAAGAAAATCCAGGTCGTCTGCAAGTCTGCGAGTAGCTTTGTACAAGGAATGTCGTTCGTTGTCCTCAATGTGGATGAGGTTGGCGTATGCTTCGGCGGCCTTAACGCTATCTACGCCTTCGACTTCTTTAACGAGGTTGATGGCGTTGCCTGCCCACTCGCAGGCGTGGCACCGTGCTACGCCGTTGTCGTGGTACTCCCTGAACGCGTGCTTGCCGCAGAACGGGCAGACGAGGTTGCCGCCCTTGATGGTCGATTCGAGGCCGAGATCGGCAAAGAGTTCCTGAAAATTGATGCTTTCTAACATAGCATCCTCCTGTATTACATATAGTTATAGAGCCAGAGCTGGGCTTGCGGGCTGTCCGCAAATCTCTCTAGTTCTATTTATGTGGACAGAAAGGATGTTCAGTTCACTGTGTCAGAAGCAAAGCCGTAGATGGCGCAGAGGTCCTTATCAGACGCTGATTCGATGATTTTGTGGAGCTTCTGGACGAGCTCTTTGCGTTCAATTTCGTATTCGTGGGCGCCGCCGAGCAACTCGAAGGTCTCGACCTGCAAAGCTGCCGCAATCTGGCCCAGGTTCTTGATCGAGATGTTGTTGGAGCCCCTTTCGACTTCGCCTAGGTACTTGTCGTTAAGGCCAGCCATTTCTGCGAGCTGGCTCTGCGACAGGCCGTTTTCTTTTCGAAACTCTCGAATGCGTTTTCCGAGCTTGAGAAGGATGTCATTCATAGTTTGCCTCCAAACTATGGATATATCCGGCTTACTTGAATGTGGACCTGATATATATTTACTTTTCTAGATAGGGTGGATATATCGGTGTTTGAGCTTGATAGTTGCAACTTTCGAACAGAAGACAAGGAGAACTCGACATGACGCAAGACACTACGGAGCAAGCAGCAGGGCAGGGACAGCAGAACATCAACGTTAATGTGAGCGCAGGCGGCAGTCGATACATGACTGTGGCCTCCGAGAAGAGTCGGAAGACAGCTCTTGTTCTGTGCGCGGTTGGTGGCATGTTCGGCGTCCATCACTTTTATGTGGGCAGGATAGGCATGGGCATCGCCTACGCGCTGACCTGTGGCCTCTTCGGTATCGGCTGGTTCCTGGACTCCATCAAAATATGGACGGGAAGCTTCAAGGACAACGCAGGCGCGCCGCTTCGTGAGTGGTAGCTTTTGATGTGATGGCTGATGACGTTAGGCCGAGGGTGTTGCCCTCGGCCTTTCCCATGCGACAAAGGCGGGCGCACGGCGCCGGTCTATACCATAGGAGGCATAAACCAATGTGGAAATTAGTGATGGCGTTGGTAATGGTAGTAATAGTGAGCGGAGTCGCTGCTGCGGAGACGTTCACAGGCCTGATCTCTTCTGAGTTCAAGGGCGGCGACAACTTTCAACAGATCGAGATCGACGGGAAGTGGCACATCGTTGGGTGTGGGCCTGACTCTGTCCTGGGCGACGGGCTTAGAGCGTACCTTGACGACCACTGGGATAAGACGGGTAGCGTCAAGGGTGACGCTGTAGATCATCCTCACTGGGGTTTCTGCATCGACAACGTTGCTCTGGCCGAGGTCGAGCCGGAGGCTGCGCAGCCTCCAACATCGTCAAAGCTTGCCGAGTATGACTGGCTTAAGCTGCCGGAGGGACTTGCAGACGATGAGACGAAGATCGTTGAGACGGTTTTCACCGATAACTATTGGGATCCAGCCCTTCGGGCACCGATTCGCTCGTTCCTGGGCTTCTGCAAGTATTTCCACGAGCGCGGCTTCTCCATCAAGGTCGAGTACGATCGTGTAAAAGAGAAGACTCCGACAAAGGTCGGCGACATGCATTACGTCACCGTCAAGATGGTGAATGTCGCTGAAGATATGGCGCTGGAGGTGCCTCTCATGGCGGTCAGTAGCCAGTACATGATCAATGAGATGCGAAAGCAAAACGGGGAATCTGCCGTGAGGGCCAGGGCGATAGTGATGTTCAAATACGTGCTTATTGCCAAAAGCTATAAAGATGACCGTTGGCTGCACATGGATGGGGTCGGTTGGCTCAATATCATAAGATCTGTCATCAATGAAGGGTACGTGCAAGAAGGCTAGTTGATGGTTGGCGAAAAGAGAAAAGGCGTCCAGGTAGTGACCTGGACGCCTTTTCTGTTGTTAGTCGTCGGCTTGCGCTGCTGCGATCTCGTCCTGGAAGAATGAGTCGTTGCTGTTGATGCTGAAGTGTTGGTTCTTCTCTGGGCTTAACTCGTCCTCGAAGAAGGCGGGGATTTCTTCGACAGGAGCAGGTCGCCTTTCTTCCTCGAAGAAAGGGTCGTGGCTTTCGTCAGGAGCGGGCCGCATCTCTTCTTCGAAGAAGGGATCGTCAAAGCTGATGTAGCATTTCTCCCCGCTGGATTTTTCTCGCTTAAATCTGGCTATGTTACTGGCCAGTATTTCTTTCAGGTTCTTGTGCTTACTCCCTTCAGGGAAGACGTCGTCAGCAACAACTTCACTGCCTCTAAGGTGACCTGCATGTTCAATATCCTCGTCATTGTCTGAAATAGGTTGGAAGTCGTCCCAGGGCACCTCGCATCTTTCGACATGAGATTCGAATATCTCCCGAGCCCATTCAAGACTGGCTATAAAGTAACAGCGTTGCCTTTTGTGAGTCGTGTAGTGAGATTCTCCGAAGAAGGACTTCAGGAACTGGGTCATCTTCTTTACGCTCGTGATGCCGTTGAAACCCGTATATCCTCTCATCCTTTCTCGTTCAGCTTTGTATTTTTCGAAGTCTTGGTAGAACAAGCGCGTTGGGACGTGACCCCCTCTCCACAAAAACTCCCGCTCTGGATCGTCAATTTCTTCTGCGCTGGTGTTGAGGCCGTCGTAAAGCCATTTCTCGACCAGGGGCAGTCCTTCATATATGTCATCCCACAGAGCCGGGGCACGGGGAGGCAGCCGTATGGCATCCTTGTCCACGGGGAGGTTCATCAGGTGGTGCATGAAGGCTTCACGGCCACCGTGGTCGAACTCGTGGCGAAGCTCCTTGAAGTAGCTGATGTCGCACTGCTTCGTGCTGGTCACCTTGAGTGCGAAGTACCTGCGCTCCCCAAGGGAAGCTGGCACGGCTCGCTTCTCGTTGCTGATGAACACCAGGCGCATGTACGACTGCTCTTCGAAGGAGTCTACGCCCTTGGGCTCATACCTGGCTCGCGGGCCGGTGATCATGTTTTTGACCCGACCTTCGTCGCTCTTGGAGCCAGCCCAGATGGCCTCTTCCAGAACCAGCAAGAGCTTGCCACGTAGATGGTGGTTGAACTTGCCCGTGGCTTGCTCGCCGAGGTCGACTGTCGCATATGCTCTGCCCAGGATGTGTTCGAATATGCCTTCCAGGATAGTGCTCTTGCCTGTTCCTTTGTCTCCTTTTATGACGAGGGCTACTCCGGGTTTCTCCGTGGGGTATTGCAGGAGGTGAGCGAACCACATAAGCAGGTAGTTGTAATGCTCTTCGTTGCCGTTGCACCACACATGCTTGAGGTGATACTCGGTCTTCGAGAAGTCGCCCTCACGCGGCTCTACCTCGAACCCTCGCCAGAGGTTGTAGAGCTTTCTATGATGATTCTCGGGAAGCTCATCGGGGTAGAAAACCACCGATTCGTATGACCTCCTTCCTTCCCAGTATAACCAGTATTTGCCGAGGCTTGTGGATTTGAGCTCCCCTTTAGAGTTGAGGTAAGCGATTTTTTCGTTGTCATAAAGTGTCCTGAAGTGTTGTGCGGCATGCGGGACGAGTTCACAATTGCCATGCAGGTCAGTGATTTCTTCTATGATATAGGTCTTGCCGTTATACGGCGCGACGAAGAACGTTTCGTTCATTTCGTGAAGCCTTGTCTGCCCGCGCATGATCGCATTCTCTTTGTCCTCAGATCGCTGACTGTTGCGTGTCTGCTCGTGCTCCTTGATGAACTTGCACCACTTTTCGGAAAGCTCTCGGCCCGCCAGCTTAGAGAACTCCCTGCTATTATTAACCCACAGGCTCTTCCCGTCCTTGTCCCGAGCCCCCTTGCGTTTGTGGAAGAGCTGGAACGAGTTGCCGCTTGCCCCGCAGGTGAGGCACTCCCAGTGGCGATCATCCTTGCAGATGACGTCCTTGCCGTCGATGCTGTCGTGGCCGAGAAGGCATTTGAAGCGTTCGGTCTCCGAGGGGTATATGTGTTCATTGTAGGTCGAGTAGACCTCAGAGACCGGGACGGCTTCGACGACCTTCTTCCACAGGGGAGTCTCCCACGGAGCCTCCTCTCCCGATGCCGATTCCTCGTTCTCGATGTTTTCCTTGAAGGCCGGGGAGATATCCTTGGCCGTTTCCACGATGGATTTGCGCTGTTCTTCTTCGGTCGTGCCGACGCCTTCCAGCTTGCGAGTCAATTCGCTGAGCGGGATGGATGCCACAGGCACATCCCTGAGAACCGGCCTGGACGCGCCAGCGCGAGGGCGGCCATCGGCATGCATTTTAGCGACCCCTTTAGGCAGGAGCTTTAGGATCGGAGGAAGCGATAGGCTGTTGAGCACGGAAGTGCCGTGACTAAGCACGCCGTGTGCCCATTCGGTGCGCTCGGCTTCTGTGAGGGGCTTCTTCCAGGTCTTCTTGGTAGGATTGTCCGTGTCGGATATCATGAAGTACGTGATCGGGAGGTTGGTGCCGGTCGCGTATTCGGCGTAGCTGCTAGGCAAGCTGTTCACGGCCTCAAGTCCCTCGACGTCCTCGCACACGAGGACGACGAGGGCTTCATCTTTTGTGTAGGGAGCGTTGGTGTGCATGGTATATTCTCCTGGATGGCTGCGGTGATTCAAGAACACATGTAACTGGTGGATTTTAGCCTTGGTCTTGAGAAGACCAAGGCGTCAGGGGGCGTGTTTGGAACAATTTGAATATTATAAGTGTTACATGTGTTAGAAGTGTTTATCCTATTGTTTTTTTTATTTTTTATAGTCTTTTGATGTGCTCTTGTCGCGTTGTTGTCTGTGTCGGATGGCTTGATGGTGTGGATGACGTATTGCCCATGTTTGTGGTTGGGGGGGCGTTTGCGTTGTGCGGGCCCCGAAGAGGCTCTGCTTCCTCTTCGGGGCGGCGCTGTATACAAGAGGGGACACGGTTGTGCGCCTCTCAGTGGGACCGAGATAGCGGAGGTGCCTGCTCGGGGGCTTATTGGTTAGGCGGCTCTGCCGAACAGATTGCCTTCCGAGTCCATGCGTTCAAAAGCATCGATAGCTCCATCCCAGGCAATGAAAGCCGTGAACTCTCGCGTAGGGAAGGGTATAGCTTTTTCCTGGACCATGGTAACTATGTCAGAAACGAAATCGTCGCGAACGATGCTGCTTTCAAAGTATGTCTCATCGAAGAATGACAAGAGGATTCTCACTCCGGCTCTCCACTTTGTGGAGATGTGATCTGCGTTTTTAAGAACGCTGAGAGCGTTATCCAAAGCGAGCTGTTCGTAGTAGCCTCTGTTACGGGCAGCCTGAGTTTGCACCCTATCGAGTATGTACTGGGTGGTGATGTTGAGAATTCCATTAAAAGAATCTTCTTCTGTGCCGATCCAAGCCTGCATGGCGGCTCTGGCTCCCCTGATCAAAATGTCACTCACAATCTGGTCTGTGGTGGGTTTGAGCATCTCGGCGATAAATGCATAGAGTTCTTCTTCAGAACCTTTCCAGTGCCTGTCTGTGGCTGTAAGCCCAATCAGGTGCGCAATCGGCTCGGTTACATAGCGGATCGCTTCTTTTGTGTACGTGAGCAAGTCAGGGCTATTGGCAGCAACGGTGGCCGCCAGTGCGATGACGTCCCCTTTTTCCCATGCTTTCTGATACGCTCTCAACTCGTCATGGGGGATGAGATCGGCTGCCTCTGCTGCAGCCAGAGCGAAAGGCGTCTGCGCTAATCCCTCTCTGTTGATCCTGTCAAGCTCTATGTAGAATCGACCAGAGTCGTTCAGTTCTCGTTCTATGTCAGTCAAAAGGGCTGCGGACTGCTGCTGTCGGCGCAATGCCTGCTCAATGTCGCTTTTCCTCTGGGCGTCACGTTTCTTGTTACGGGCAAGATTTTTGGCTGCGGTTCGTTTTGCAGAAGTGGCCTCGGAAAACTGGACCACTCGATAAGGTGGACATAAACTGCCCGAAGGAGGCAATTCATGTCCAAGACGAGAAAACGTTTCAGCGCGGAATTCAAAGCCCGAGTCGCCCTGGATGCCCTGTCCGGGGAACACACCCTGTCGGAACTCGCCAGCAAGTACGGCGTACACCCCAATCAGGTTTCCCAGTGGAAGAAGCAGGCCAAGGAAGGGATCGTGGCGTCCTTTTCAGGCAAGGCCGTCGGCCGTCAGGATAACGGGGCCCAGATCAAGGAGCTTCACGCCAAGATTGGCCAGCTCACGGTGGAGAAGGATTTTTTGCAACAAGCCTTCGCCAAAATTTGAGCTGTGAGCGAAGGCGAGAGGTGGTCGACAAGACTCACCCCGAGCTCAGTATCCGGCGGCAATGCCGAATTCTCAAGCTGTACCGATCGACGTACTACTACGAACCGATCGGCGAATCTCCGGCCAACCTGGCCCTTATGCGCCGAATCGATGAGTTGTTTATGGAGCTGCCGTTTTTCGGTTCCAGACAGATGCGTAATACCCTACGAGACGAAGGGCAAAGGGTCGGTCGTGAACGGGTACGACGTCTGATGCGTAAAATGGGCCTGATGGCGATTTACCAAAAGCCAAAGACAAGCCATCCGCATCCGCAACATAAGACGTATCCGTATTTGCTGCGGCACAAGGCGATTACGAAGCCCAATCAGGTTTGGTGTGCCGACATCACGTATATCCCCATGACACGCGGCTTCTTATACCTTGTGGCGGTCATGGACTGGCACAGTCGGGCCGTCCTGTCGTGGAGGCTCTCAAACACGATGGATGCTGATTTCTGCGTGTCTGCCTTGGAAGAAGCCCTGAATCGTTATGGGGTGCCGGAAATCTTCAACACCGACCAGGGATCACAGTTCACCAGCTACGAGTTCACACGGACGCTCAGAGAGGCTGGAATTCGTATCTCCATGGACGGTCGAGGCCGATGGATGGATAATGTGATGATCGAGCGTCTGTGGCGTTCGTTGAAATATGAATGTGCTTACCTGCGTGAGATGGGAACCGGAAGCGAACTGCGGCAAGCCTTGGCT from Pseudodesulfovibrio profundus encodes the following:
- a CDS encoding IS3 family transposase (programmed frameshift), translating into MSKTRKRFSAEFKARVALDALSGEHTLSELASKYGVHPNQVSQWKKQAKEGIVASFSGKAVGRQDNGAQIKELHAKIGQLTVEKDFLQQAFQNLSCERRREVVDKTHPELSIRRQCRILKLYRSTYYYEPIGESPANLALMRRIDELFMELPFFGSRQMRNTLRDEGQRVGRERVRRLMRKMGLMAIYQKPKTSHPHPQHKTYPYLLRHKAITKPNQVWCADITYIPMTRGFLYLVAVMDWHSRAVLSWRLSNTMDADFCVSALEEALNRYGVPEIFNTDQGSQFTSYEFTRTLREAGIRISMDGRGRWMDNVMIERLWRSLKYECAYLREMGTGSELRQALAWWFDFYNNRRPHFAFDGKKPMEIYQNRSRPEGVPPLAWNERAA
- a CDS encoding helix-turn-helix domain-containing protein; translated protein: MNDILLKLGKRIREFRKENGLSQSQLAEMAGLNDKYLGEVERGSNNISIKNLGQIAAALQVETFELLGGAHEYEIERKELVQKLHKIIESASDKDLCAIYGFASDTVN
- a CDS encoding TM2 domain-containing protein — protein: MTQDTTEQAAGQGQQNINVNVSAGGSRYMTVASEKSRKTALVLCAVGGMFGVHHFYVGRIGMGIAYALTCGLFGIGWFLDSIKIWTGSFKDNAGAPLREW
- a CDS encoding primase-helicase family protein, translated to MHTNAPYTKDEALVVLVCEDVEGLEAVNSLPSSYAEYATGTNLPITYFMISDTDNPTKKTWKKPLTEAERTEWAHGVLSHGTSVLNSLSLPPILKLLPKGVAKMHADGRPRAGASRPVLRDVPVASIPLSELTRKLEGVGTTEEEQRKSIVETAKDISPAFKENIENEESASGEEAPWETPLWKKVVEAVPVSEVYSTYNEHIYPSETERFKCLLGHDSIDGKDVICKDDRHWECLTCGASGNSFQLFHKRKGARDKDGKSLWVNNSREFSKLAGRELSEKWCKFIKEHEQTRNSQRSEDKENAIMRGQTRLHEMNETFFVAPYNGKTYIIEEITDLHGNCELVPHAAQHFRTLYDNEKIAYLNSKGELKSTSLGKYWLYWEGRRSYESVVFYPDELPENHHRKLYNLWRGFEVEPREGDFSKTEYHLKHVWCNGNEEHYNYLLMWFAHLLQYPTEKPGVALVIKGDKGTGKSTILEGIFEHILGRAYATVDLGEQATGKFNHHLRGKLLLVLEEAIWAGSKSDEGRVKNMITGPRARYEPKGVDSFEEQSYMRLVFISNEKRAVPASLGERRYFALKVTSTKQCDISYFKELRHEFDHGGREAFMHHLMNLPVDKDAIRLPPRAPALWDDIYEGLPLVEKWLYDGLNTSAEEIDDPEREFLWRGGHVPTRLFYQDFEKYKAERERMRGYTGFNGITSVKKMTQFLKSFFGESHYTTHKRQRCYFIASLEWAREIFESHVERCEVPWDDFQPISDNDEDIEHAGHLRGSEVVADDVFPEGSKHKNLKEILASNIARFKREKSSGEKCYISFDDPFFEEEMRPAPDESHDPFFEEERRPAPVEEIPAFFEDELSPEKNQHFSINSNDSFFQDEIAAAQADD